A genome region from Alphaproteobacteria bacterium includes the following:
- the flgA gene encoding flagellar basal body P-ring formation protein FlgA, protein MGNIVNFKKPDMKKLLMAVAMTAFIVNSAQAAEPASEVALQADVVTVGDVFPGVTHDANYVLSPAPAYGKTMTLSASDLKRISDAFNLGWQPVSALTQTSIRRASQDIGADKITAALQSALAQKLDGQKFEATPSERNISMHVPENAAADVTVSDLRYDLTRGEFSAMLTAGTEEKAVTGRLIPVTSVPVLKAQLQKGALIKAEDLDYVDVRNSDLSANVLVSADQLIGMSPRRGLAALKPIASSDVSSPVVVKKGEIVTMVLQNSEMTLTTQGKALESGAVGETVRIINPSSGQSVEGIVTAVKTVSITSPANAGI, encoded by the coding sequence ATGGGAAACATCGTGAATTTTAAAAAACCGGACATGAAAAAGCTCTTGATGGCGGTCGCCATGACGGCCTTCATCGTCAACAGCGCGCAGGCGGCGGAACCCGCATCCGAAGTGGCGCTGCAGGCGGATGTTGTCACGGTCGGCGACGTTTTCCCGGGCGTCACGCATGACGCCAACTATGTCCTCTCTCCCGCGCCTGCCTATGGCAAGACGATGACGCTCAGTGCCTCCGACCTGAAACGCATTTCCGACGCGTTCAACCTCGGCTGGCAGCCTGTATCGGCACTCACCCAAACCTCCATCCGCCGCGCGTCGCAGGATATCGGCGCCGACAAAATCACGGCGGCGCTGCAATCGGCGCTGGCGCAGAAACTGGACGGCCAGAAATTCGAGGCAACGCCGAGCGAACGCAATATCTCAATGCATGTGCCGGAAAACGCGGCGGCCGATGTCACCGTATCAGACCTGCGCTATGACCTGACGCGCGGCGAATTCAGCGCGATGCTGACCGCCGGCACCGAAGAAAAAGCGGTCACCGGCCGCCTGATCCCCGTGACCTCCGTCCCCGTGCTGAAGGCGCAGCTGCAAAAAGGCGCGCTGATCAAGGCAGAAGACCTTGATTACGTCGATGTGCGCAACAGCGACCTGAGCGCGAATGTGCTGGTCTCCGCCGACCAGCTGATCGGCATGTCGCCCCGCCGCGGCCTCGCCGCCCTGAAGCCGATTGCTTCCAGCGACGTGTCGTCGCCGGTTGTCGTGAAAAAAGGCGAGATCGTGACGATGGTGCTTCAAAATTCGGAAATGACGCTGACGACGCAGGGCAAGGCGCTGGAAAGCGGCGCAGTCGGCGAGACGGTGCGCATCATCAACCCGTCTTCCGGCCAGTCGGTCGAAGGCATCGTGACGGCGGTCAAGACGGTTTCCATCACGTCACCTGCGAATGCGGGCATCTAA
- a CDS encoding flagellar basal body-associated FliL family protein: MADAKKAKGDDGDLKADPKKPGAPAPDGEAPAAEGAEGEAPPSKFGKKKIILFALVPILILAGGAGAAWKMGYLDKFLHKKVDCSAIQEGDADYQACVEEMAKAQSGGPPGVFMAIPDMIVNLNSTSKQPRFLKVALKVELEDSKSEKAFEILMPRVVDQFQAYLRELRVEDLRGSSGMYRMKIELLSRVRAAAPDIKIRDVLFQEFLVQ, translated from the coding sequence ATGGCTGACGCTAAAAAAGCCAAAGGTGATGACGGCGATTTAAAAGCCGATCCGAAAAAACCGGGCGCGCCCGCGCCGGACGGCGAAGCGCCCGCGGCCGAAGGCGCAGAGGGCGAAGCGCCGCCGTCGAAATTCGGCAAGAAGAAAATCATCCTTTTCGCCCTTGTGCCTATCCTGATCCTGGCGGGCGGCGCAGGTGCTGCGTGGAAGATGGGCTATCTCGACAAATTCCTGCACAAGAAAGTGGACTGCAGCGCGATACAGGAAGGCGATGCCGATTACCAGGCCTGCGTGGAAGAAATGGCCAAGGCGCAAAGCGGCGGCCCGCCCGGCGTTTTCATGGCAATCCCCGACATGATCGTGAACCTGAACAGCACATCGAAACAGCCGCGCTTCCTGAAAGTCGCGCTGAAGGTGGAGCTGGAGGATTCGAAATCCGAAAAAGCGTTCGAAATTCTGATGCCCCGCGTGGTCGATCAGTTCCAGGCCTATTTGCGCGAACTGCGCGTCGAGGATTTGCGCGGGTCATCCGGCATGTACCGCATGAAAATCGAATTGCTGAGCCGCGTGCGTGCGGCCGCGCCCGACATTAAAATCCGCGACGTCCTCTTTCAGGAGTTCCTTGTCCAATGA
- a CDS encoding EAL domain-containing protein yields MSIKNDILEQRDRFLAFSLASADLMLEIDSGGRVVYSFGAAKRLTGVDSTSLVGCNFADFVSDMDKPVLNDLMQSALPGKRCQPTIIVLLGRQKKEPEKILLTAIRMPENPSLYVTLAFPKSVVGDALPASALPPLNHKDFAQSAQAAIAQALESGNTLDMTFLDMPDLEKMKSRVSQGEWDRVMAMMGDLLKKQSADGQSVAQISENRFGLLHAKDITADSIQQQVSALLKQADPTGAGVDVSGVSIEASAGALSDAEVSRALMYTLKEFEKKGSDMAAASMQEGFKNYIVENAAKIQKLKAIINTLAFTLHFQPIVDLHSLRSSHYEMLTRFRDGTPPYQWITFAEEVGLASEFDLAICNRAIKYVAGLPRTKNNKFAVNLSGQSVQNPKFIEELRKLTRSVPGLSELIMFEITESANISDLDFVNNFIGELHDDGFKVCLDDFGAGSASFQYLHKLNVDYVKLDGEYVKDILTNKRNQTMIKSMAGLCADLGISMVAERVETEKEAALLRSLQVQYGQGYWFGKPAATPEYAVDEKKLALLSSLKG; encoded by the coding sequence ATGTCGATCAAGAACGATATTCTCGAACAACGCGACCGTTTCCTGGCGTTTTCTTTGGCTTCCGCCGACCTCATGCTGGAGATCGATTCCGGCGGGCGTGTCGTTTATTCCTTCGGCGCAGCGAAAAGGCTGACGGGGGTCGATAGTACCAGCCTTGTGGGCTGCAATTTCGCCGATTTCGTGTCCGACATGGACAAACCCGTCCTGAACGACCTTATGCAGTCGGCCCTTCCCGGCAAACGCTGCCAGCCCACCATCATCGTGCTGCTGGGCCGTCAGAAAAAAGAGCCTGAAAAAATCCTGCTGACCGCCATCCGCATGCCGGAAAACCCGTCGCTGTATGTGACGCTGGCTTTCCCCAAATCCGTGGTCGGCGACGCGCTGCCCGCTTCGGCCCTGCCGCCGCTGAACCACAAGGATTTCGCGCAAAGCGCGCAGGCGGCGATCGCGCAAGCGCTTGAATCGGGCAATACGCTCGACATGACGTTCCTTGATATGCCCGACCTTGAAAAAATGAAAAGCCGCGTATCTCAGGGCGAATGGGACCGCGTCATGGCGATGATGGGCGACCTATTGAAAAAACAATCCGCCGACGGGCAGTCGGTCGCGCAAATCTCCGAAAACCGCTTCGGCTTGCTGCACGCCAAAGACATCACAGCCGACAGCATCCAGCAGCAGGTGAGCGCGCTTTTGAAACAGGCCGACCCCACGGGCGCCGGAGTCGATGTCAGCGGCGTGTCGATCGAGGCGTCTGCAGGCGCGCTCAGCGACGCCGAAGTGTCGCGCGCGCTGATGTACACGCTGAAGGAATTCGAGAAAAAGGGCAGCGATATGGCGGCCGCCAGCATGCAAGAGGGGTTCAAGAATTATATCGTCGAAAACGCCGCCAAGATCCAGAAACTGAAGGCGATCATCAACACGCTTGCCTTTACCCTGCATTTCCAGCCCATCGTCGATCTGCATTCGCTGCGGTCGTCGCATTACGAAATGCTCACGCGCTTTCGCGACGGCACGCCGCCCTATCAATGGATCACCTTTGCCGAAGAAGTCGGGTTGGCCTCGGAATTCGATTTGGCGATCTGCAATCGCGCCATCAAATATGTCGCGGGTCTGCCGCGCACCAAAAACAATAAATTCGCCGTCAACCTGTCCGGCCAGTCGGTGCAGAACCCGAAATTCATCGAGGAGCTGCGCAAGCTGACGCGCAGCGTGCCCGGCCTGTCGGAGCTGATCATGTTCGAAATCACGGAATCCGCGAATATCAGCGACCTTGATTTCGTGAACAACTTCATCGGCGAATTGCATGATGACGGCTTCAAGGTCTGTCTTGACGATTTCGGCGCGGGTTCCGCGTCGTTCCAGTACCTGCACAAGCTGAACGTCGATTACGTGAAGCTGGACGGCGAATACGTGAAGGACATCCTGACCAACAAGCGCAACCAGACCATGATCAAGAGCATGGCGGGGCTGTGCGCCGATTTGGGCATCAGCATGGTGGCGGAACGGGTCGAGACGGAAAAGGAGGCAGCGCTGCTGCGCAGCCTGCAGGTGCAGTACGGGCAGGGTTATTGGTTCGGCAAGCCTGCCGCCACGCCGGAATATGCGGTGGACGAGAAGAAACTCGCGCTGCTGTCATCCCTGAAGGGCTAG
- the flgF gene encoding flagellar basal-body rod protein FlgF, translating to MENITYIGISHQMALQQQIEVTANNIANMNTPGFKANNVLFTDYVTAPEGAPAIHQSQDYATYADLSIGNLIQTSNSLDFAIHGEGYFTISTPEGARYSRDGGFALNLNRELVTKTGHRVLNENDNSIVIPADAAQIRISDDGTISSEQGDIGRLKIVSFDNPQALKKLGDNLYDAQGQSANLVVNRKVTQGQLEGSNVNPVVEMNRMIQLMRMFQSAQKVLQNDHDRQLGAIQKLTRPA from the coding sequence ATGGAAAACATTACCTATATCGGCATTTCGCACCAGATGGCCCTGCAGCAGCAGATCGAGGTCACGGCGAACAACATCGCCAACATGAACACCCCGGGCTTCAAGGCCAATAACGTCCTTTTCACCGATTACGTGACCGCACCGGAAGGCGCACCCGCCATCCACCAGTCGCAGGATTACGCGACCTATGCCGACCTTTCCATCGGCAACCTGATCCAGACATCCAACAGCCTCGATTTCGCGATCCATGGCGAAGGGTACTTCACGATTTCAACGCCCGAAGGCGCACGGTATTCGCGCGACGGCGGCTTCGCGCTCAACCTCAACCGCGAACTGGTGACGAAAACCGGCCACCGCGTTCTGAACGAAAACGACAACTCGATCGTCATCCCGGCCGATGCGGCGCAGATCCGCATTTCCGATGACGGCACGATTTCTTCGGAACAGGGCGATATCGGCCGCTTGAAGATCGTCAGTTTCGACAACCCGCAGGCGCTGAAAAAACTGGGCGACAACCTGTATGACGCGCAGGGCCAGTCCGCCAACCTTGTCGTCAACCGCAAGGTGACGCAAGGCCAGCTGGAAGGCTCGAACGTCAACCCCGTGGTCGAAATGAACCGCATGATCCAGCTGATGCGCATGTTCCAGTCCGCGCAGAAAGTGCTGCAAAACGACCACGACCGCCAGCTGGGCGCGATCCAGAAACTCACCCGCCCGGCGTAA
- a CDS encoding long-chain fatty acid--CoA ligase, which yields MNSTAPNASSHVFPWLKSYAPGVDWNIDIPDQPVYKFLDDSVAKYPDRKALVCAGHSYDYKTVGALVDCATKGLWELGVKKGTKVGLFMPNTAYSVVMYYAILKAGATVVNFNPAYIDRDLAAQANDSDTQFLVTLDLPPLMEKAKNLAENSGIEKVIFCPAKQNLRETVSGASPLPSDKTVWFAELIHNDGQHNETLIDPDRDIAVLQYTGGTTGIPKGAALTHKNLVANASQIGQWYHNAEDGHDSMIAVLPLFHVFAMTVVMNMSIKKGMTLFIMPAFSVSELLDLVKREKPAYLAAVPAMYIALANYDRISEHDFSTLKFCLSGGAPLPAEVKRLFETRTKAKLVAEGYGLTEFSPVATCNPLTEKAKGGSIGLPLPGTLLEIVSLVDGTTVLQPGEKGEICVQGPQMMAGYYKRDDETANVIRNGRLHTGDVGYMDDDGFVFIVDRVKDMVLVGGYNVYPRHIEEVLYTHPAVEECIVADVPDALRGEVVQAWVKLRAGETATGDVLKVWMGDKLSPIEIPKKIIVRTEPLPKTAVGKLSKRDLLIQEGIKKA from the coding sequence ATGAATAGCACAGCTCCAAACGCATCCAGCCATGTTTTCCCGTGGCTCAAAAGCTACGCCCCCGGCGTGGACTGGAACATCGATATCCCCGACCAGCCTGTCTATAAATTCCTCGACGATTCCGTCGCAAAATATCCCGACCGCAAGGCGCTGGTCTGCGCGGGTCATTCCTACGATTATAAAACCGTCGGCGCGCTGGTCGATTGCGCGACCAAGGGTTTGTGGGAACTGGGCGTCAAGAAGGGCACCAAGGTCGGGCTGTTCATGCCCAACACCGCCTATTCGGTCGTCATGTATTACGCGATCCTGAAGGCGGGCGCGACCGTCGTCAATTTCAACCCCGCCTATATCGATCGCGACCTGGCGGCACAGGCGAATGACAGCGACACGCAATTCCTTGTCACGCTCGACCTGCCGCCGCTGATGGAAAAGGCGAAAAACCTCGCCGAAAATTCCGGTATCGAAAAAGTCATTTTCTGCCCCGCAAAACAAAACCTGCGCGAAACGGTATCCGGCGCATCGCCGCTGCCGTCCGATAAAACGGTGTGGTTCGCCGAACTGATTCACAACGACGGCCAGCACAACGAAACGCTGATCGACCCCGACCGCGATATCGCCGTGCTGCAATATACTGGCGGCACGACCGGCATCCCCAAGGGCGCGGCGCTGACGCATAAAAACCTTGTCGCCAACGCATCGCAGATCGGCCAGTGGTATCACAACGCCGAAGACGGCCACGACAGCATGATCGCCGTGCTGCCGCTGTTCCATGTCTTCGCCATGACCGTCGTCATGAACATGTCGATCAAGAAAGGCATGACTTTGTTCATCATGCCGGCCTTCAGCGTCAGCGAATTGCTTGACCTTGTGAAACGCGAAAAGCCCGCATACCTTGCGGCCGTGCCGGCGATGTATATCGCGCTCGCCAATTACGACCGCATTTCCGAACATGATTTTTCGACGCTGAAATTCTGCCTCTCCGGCGGCGCGCCGCTGCCGGCCGAAGTAAAGCGGCTGTTCGAGACGCGCACGAAGGCGAAACTGGTGGCCGAAGGTTACGGTCTGACCGAATTTTCCCCCGTCGCCACCTGCAATCCGCTGACGGAAAAAGCGAAGGGCGGGTCGATCGGCCTGCCGCTGCCCGGCACGCTTTTGGAAATCGTCAGCCTTGTCGACGGCACGACCGTCTTGCAGCCCGGTGAAAAGGGTGAAATCTGCGTGCAAGGCCCGCAGATGATGGCGGGCTATTATAAACGCGACGACGAAACCGCGAATGTGATCCGCAACGGGCGTTTGCATACCGGCGATGTGGGCTACATGGATGACGACGGCTTTGTTTTCATCGTCGACCGCGTCAAGGACATGGTGCTGGTCGGCGGTTATAACGTCTATCCCCGCCATATCGAGGAAGTGCTGTACACCCATCCGGCGGTCGAGGAATGTATTGTCGCCGACGTGCCCGATGCCCTGCGCGGTGAAGTGGTGCAGGCATGGGTGAAACTGCGCGCGGGTGAAACCGCGACCGGCGATGTGCTGAAGGTCTGGATGGGCGACAAACTCTCCCCCATCGAAATTCCCAAGAAAATCATCGTGCGCACCGAACCGCTGCCCAAAACGGCGGTCGGAAAACTCTCCAAACGCGACCTGCTGATACAGGAAGGCATTAAAAAGGCTTAA
- a CDS encoding long-chain fatty acid--CoA ligase has product MESEAQVSAAQPAFSNGKWIWENHYPQGVSWHAPILQKPLFHIMDQAAEKYPHNVMVDFEGKTWTYADMAQMVNRVAEGLQKFGVTKGTKVGLFLPNSPYTFMFFFGVLKAGGTVVNYNPLYVERELAGQIDDSETDIMVTLDQKPLLAKMDAMLKTTRLKKVIVCPFAETLPFPKNLFHPFVNYKDIPTINWDSRHIPFIDVVDNDGEPIAVMVNPHEDVAVLQYTGGTTGIPKGAMLTHGNLYANMSQITTWVRDIQHGKDSVIGVLPLFHVFAMTVVMNMSIHCGLKILLHSKFDVNAVLEAIKKHRPTMFPAVPAVFNAIANAPDVGNYDFSSLRFCITGGAPMALDVHRLFEEKTGSRALAEGYGLTEAAPGCTFNPSTGLKKPGSVGQPVPGCTVEIIDRNDGVTRLGIGEKGEVCISGPNVMKGYFNRPDATAEVIRNGRLHTGDVGYLDEQGYLHLVDRIKDLILVRGYNVYPRVVEEAIYMHPAVEECIVAGVPDAERGETVWAWIKPVATAAGAQLTADGMRDFLIDKLSPIEVPRKIILREKPLPKTAVGKLSRKDLLEQEGIKRG; this is encoded by the coding sequence ATGGAATCCGAGGCGCAGGTATCGGCCGCGCAGCCGGCATTTTCAAACGGCAAATGGATCTGGGAAAATCATTACCCGCAGGGCGTGTCATGGCATGCGCCGATCCTGCAAAAACCCCTGTTCCACATCATGGACCAGGCGGCGGAAAAATATCCCCATAACGTGATGGTCGATTTCGAAGGCAAGACCTGGACCTATGCCGATATGGCGCAGATGGTCAACCGCGTGGCGGAGGGCCTGCAGAAATTCGGCGTGACCAAGGGCACCAAGGTCGGGCTGTTCCTGCCCAATTCCCCCTATACCTTCATGTTCTTCTTCGGCGTATTGAAGGCGGGCGGCACGGTGGTCAATTATAACCCCCTCTATGTGGAACGCGAACTGGCGGGGCAGATCGACGACAGCGAAACCGATATCATGGTCACGCTCGACCAGAAACCGCTGCTGGCGAAAATGGACGCGATGCTGAAAACGACGCGCCTGAAAAAGGTAATCGTCTGCCCCTTCGCGGAAACGCTGCCTTTCCCGAAAAACCTGTTCCACCCCTTCGTCAATTATAAAGACATTCCGACGATCAATTGGGACAGCCGCCATATCCCCTTTATCGACGTGGTCGATAACGACGGCGAACCGATCGCCGTGATGGTCAATCCGCATGAAGATGTCGCGGTGCTGCAATATACCGGCGGCACGACAGGCATCCCCAAGGGCGCGATGCTGACGCATGGCAACCTCTACGCCAATATGTCGCAGATCACGACCTGGGTGCGCGATATCCAACACGGAAAAGACAGCGTGATCGGCGTGCTGCCGCTGTTCCATGTGTTTGCAATGACAGTCGTCATGAATATGTCGATCCATTGCGGCCTGAAAATTCTGCTGCATTCCAAATTTGACGTGAATGCGGTGCTGGAAGCGATCAAGAAGCACCGCCCCACCATGTTTCCTGCCGTGCCGGCCGTGTTCAACGCGATTGCGAATGCGCCCGATGTCGGCAATTACGATTTTTCCTCGCTGCGGTTCTGCATCACCGGCGGTGCGCCCATGGCGCTCGACGTGCATCGGCTGTTTGAGGAAAAAACCGGGTCGCGCGCCTTGGCCGAGGGTTACGGCTTGACCGAAGCGGCACCCGGTTGCACTTTCAACCCCTCCACCGGCCTGAAAAAGCCGGGATCGGTCGGCCAGCCCGTCCCCGGCTGCACGGTCGAAATTATCGACCGCAATGATGGCGTGACGCGCCTCGGCATCGGCGAAAAGGGCGAGGTCTGCATTAGCGGCCCGAACGTCATGAAGGGCTATTTCAACCGCCCGGATGCCACCGCCGAAGTCATCCGCAACGGCCGCCTGCATACGGGCGATGTCGGATACCTTGACGAACAGGGATACCTGCACTTGGTCGACCGTATCAAGGATTTGATCCTTGTGCGCGGCTATAACGTCTATCCCCGCGTGGTCGAGGAAGCGATTTACATGCACCCCGCGGTCGAGGAATGCATCGTGGCCGGCGTGCCGGATGCGGAACGCGGCGAAACCGTCTGGGCATGGATAAAACCGGTCGCAACGGCGGCGGGCGCGCAATTGACAGCCGACGGCATGCGCGATTTCCTGATCGACAAGTTGTCGCCGATCGAAGTACCGCGTAAGATCATCCTGCGCGAAAAGCCGCTGCCCAAAACGGCGGTCGGCAAGCTGTCGCGCAAGGACCTGCTGGAGCAGGAAGGCATCAAGCGCGGCTAA
- a CDS encoding serpin family protein — MPNKKVKQPDQEFGQQFTPEVKNVIKLTLAFTKAVGKNQQDKSDNLVVSPYNALAALSMVTKGADGQTREELAQALFGVKGKDLDKAADAYAALNNDVLAANKGQVELTTANGVWTNQDFMKLKPAFADDLKKTFGAEISAEDFADKATVAKINKWASDNTNGLIPSVLDKLEKDDAAILASALYFKGDWTHKFDKKLTEDKPFAQDGNKVNKTPTMHQDFGRRDNFTFNRGDDYEAVALTYGEKDAKNGKQPTMRIILVRPTDDKVSARDWLATQANGKVPEWLDPYAFRNAEGSVELPRLDIKQNFDLIPAMKDMGVKEAFNEQGANFSKMAEKIGKELYIGKISHDTVFKTDEEGSEAAAVTVVGMVRATSIQMPPPHIDLKLDRSFAFALQDIKTGAVLFVGAVNKPNNDLKPAQNTPKTGRKTAQKLR, encoded by the coding sequence ATGCCGAATAAAAAAGTAAAACAGCCGGATCAGGAATTTGGCCAGCAGTTCACGCCCGAGGTAAAGAACGTCATTAAACTGACGCTCGCCTTCACCAAGGCCGTGGGCAAGAACCAGCAGGACAAATCCGACAACCTTGTCGTTTCCCCCTACAACGCGCTTGCCGCGTTGTCGATGGTGACCAAGGGCGCGGACGGCCAGACGCGCGAAGAACTTGCGCAGGCGCTGTTCGGCGTGAAGGGCAAAGACCTCGACAAGGCGGCCGATGCCTATGCCGCGCTGAATAACGATGTGCTGGCCGCGAACAAAGGGCAGGTTGAACTAACCACGGCAAATGGTGTCTGGACGAACCAGGATTTCATGAAACTGAAACCCGCCTTCGCCGACGACCTGAAAAAAACCTTCGGCGCTGAAATCTCCGCCGAAGACTTCGCTGACAAGGCGACGGTCGCGAAGATCAACAAATGGGCCAGCGACAACACCAACGGTCTGATCCCCAGCGTGCTCGATAAGCTGGAAAAAGACGACGCGGCGATCCTTGCCTCGGCGCTTTATTTCAAGGGCGACTGGACGCATAAATTCGACAAGAAACTGACCGAAGACAAACCCTTCGCGCAGGACGGCAACAAGGTCAACAAAACGCCGACCATGCATCAGGATTTCGGCCGCCGCGATAATTTCACCTTCAACCGCGGCGATGATTACGAAGCGGTTGCGCTGACCTATGGCGAAAAAGACGCGAAGAACGGCAAACAGCCGACGATGCGCATCATCCTCGTCCGCCCGACCGACGACAAGGTTTCGGCGCGTGATTGGCTGGCGACGCAGGCGAACGGCAAGGTGCCGGAATGGCTCGATCCTTACGCCTTCCGCAACGCCGAAGGCTCGGTCGAACTGCCGCGCCTCGACATCAAGCAGAATTTCGACCTGATCCCCGCCATGAAAGACATGGGCGTGAAAGAGGCGTTCAACGAACAGGGCGCCAATTTCAGCAAGATGGCGGAAAAGATCGGCAAGGAACTCTACATCGGCAAAATCAGCCACGATACGGTGTTCAAGACCGATGAAGAAGGTTCCGAAGCCGCCGCCGTCACGGTTGTCGGCATGGTGCGGGCGACCAGCATCCAGATGCCGCCGCCGCATATCGACCTGAAACTCGACCGCTCCTTTGCCTTCGCTTTGCAGGACATCAAGACCGGCGCGGTGCTGTTCGTGGGCGCGGTGAACAAGCCGAACAACGACCTGAAACCGGCACAAAACACCCCGAAAACAGGCCGTAAAACGGCACAAAAACTCCGCTGA
- the flgG gene encoding flagellar basal-body rod protein FlgG, giving the protein MSLTLDIGATGMLAQQLNVDVISNNIANMTTTGYKRQRAEFQDLLYQTKVRPGASSSDQGTTIPAGIQQGLGVKAGSVYRINEQGALQITGNQFDIANKGAGYFQITLPNGETAFTRDGSFQVNQNGEIVTAKGYQLQPGITVPADAVDVTINATGQVLVKIQNQTNLSQVGQIQTALFANEAGLDAIGDNLFLETEASGNAVVGNPGDSGYGDLEQGALETSNVNIVQEITSLIQAQRAYEMNSKVIQAGDEMLTTITQMR; this is encoded by the coding sequence ATGTCACTCACCCTCGATATCGGCGCAACCGGGATGCTTGCACAACAGCTGAACGTGGACGTTATTTCGAACAACATCGCGAACATGACGACCACCGGTTATAAACGCCAGCGCGCGGAATTCCAGGACTTGCTGTACCAGACGAAAGTGCGCCCCGGCGCCTCGTCGTCCGACCAGGGCACGACCATTCCGGCCGGTATCCAGCAGGGCCTTGGCGTGAAGGCGGGTTCGGTCTATCGCATCAACGAACAGGGCGCGCTGCAGATCACGGGCAACCAGTTCGACATCGCGAACAAGGGTGCCGGCTACTTCCAGATTACGCTGCCGAACGGCGAAACCGCCTTTACGCGCGACGGATCATTTCAGGTCAACCAGAACGGCGAGATCGTGACGGCCAAGGGCTACCAGCTGCAGCCGGGCATCACGGTGCCTGCGGATGCGGTCGATGTCACGATCAACGCGACCGGCCAGGTGCTGGTGAAAATCCAGAACCAGACCAACCTCAGCCAGGTCGGCCAGATCCAGACCGCGCTTTTTGCGAACGAAGCGGGCCTGGACGCGATCGGCGACAACCTGTTCCTTGAAACGGAAGCGTCCGGCAACGCGGTCGTCGGCAACCCCGGCGACAGCGGCTATGGCGACCTTGAACAGGGCGCGCTGGAAACGTCCAACGTGAACATCGTGCAGGAAATCACCTCGCTCATTCAGGCGCAGCGCGCGTACGAAATGAACTCGAAAGTGATCCAAGCGGGCGACGAAATGCTCACCACCATCACGCAGATGCGCTAA
- a CDS encoding flagellar basal body L-ring protein FlgH, whose product MKNGNKVWVELGRKSAIAVSIMSVMSLTACAGIKERMSRIGVEPPMSKIENPYQKADYQPVSLPMPPVLVANTAPNSLWQPARQTFFKDQRAHQVGDILTVLIDISDEADMKNKTERTREGQEKTGLPNFLGLESKLGKVLPDAVDPTNLIGVNTSSTSTGVGKIKREETISLKLAAMVTQVLPNGNFVIQGRQEVRVNFELRELTMRGVVRPEDILNTNSISYDKIAEARISYGGKGTASDIQQPRYGQQFVDAVFPF is encoded by the coding sequence ATGAAAAACGGAAATAAAGTCTGGGTGGAACTGGGACGCAAATCGGCCATTGCCGTGTCCATTATGTCGGTTATGTCGCTCACCGCCTGCGCGGGCATCAAGGAACGCATGTCGCGCATCGGCGTGGAGCCGCCCATGAGCAAGATCGAAAACCCCTACCAGAAAGCGGATTACCAGCCCGTGTCGCTGCCGATGCCGCCCGTGCTGGTGGCGAACACCGCCCCCAATTCCCTGTGGCAGCCCGCGCGCCAGACGTTTTTCAAGGACCAGCGCGCGCATCAGGTCGGCGATATCCTGACCGTGCTGATCGATATCTCGGACGAAGCCGACATGAAGAACAAGACCGAGCGCACCCGCGAAGGCCAGGAAAAAACCGGCCTGCCCAATTTCCTGGGCCTTGAATCGAAACTGGGCAAGGTATTGCCCGACGCGGTCGATCCGACCAACCTGATCGGCGTGAACACCTCCTCCACCTCGACCGGCGTCGGCAAGATCAAGCGCGAGGAAACCATCAGCCTGAAACTGGCCGCGATGGTGACGCAGGTGCTGCCCAACGGCAACTTCGTCATCCAGGGCCGTCAGGAAGTGCGCGTGAACTTCGAACTGCGCGAACTGACCATGCGCGGCGTCGTGCGCCCCGAAGACATCCTGAACACCAACTCCATCTCGTATGACAAGATTGCGGAAGCCCGCATCAGTTACGGCGGGAAGGGCACAGCCAGCGACATCCAGCAGCCGCGCTATGGCCAGCAGTTTGTCGATGCGGTTTTCCCCTTCTAA